One genomic region from Negativicoccus succinicivorans encodes:
- a CDS encoding response regulator transcription factor, with product MALIYCVEDDENIRDLMVYALESQQYEVGKFESGEELFAALEEKVPDLILLDIMLPGDDGLTILRKLRSHAAYDGVMVILVTAKSAEYDVITGLDIGADDYIRKPFGIMEMISRVRAVLRRQGYRAFAGDVYECGPIRLDRKRYRVQVDGEDVTLTAKEFDLLAYLLLNKEIVLSREQIMEHVWEITHFIESRTVDMHIMSLRQKLGDAGSMIQTVRGVGYKLGEER from the coding sequence ATGGCCTTAATTTATTGTGTAGAAGACGATGAAAATATTCGCGACCTCATGGTGTACGCGCTGGAGAGTCAGCAGTACGAAGTCGGTAAATTCGAATCGGGCGAAGAATTGTTTGCGGCGCTGGAAGAAAAAGTACCGGATCTGATATTGCTCGATATTATGTTGCCCGGTGATGACGGCTTAACCATTTTACGCAAATTACGGAGCCATGCGGCTTACGACGGCGTCATGGTGATTTTAGTGACGGCCAAAAGCGCGGAATATGATGTCATCACCGGTCTCGATATCGGCGCGGACGATTACATTCGCAAGCCGTTCGGGATTATGGAAATGATTTCCCGCGTGCGCGCCGTATTACGACGCCAGGGCTACCGCGCATTCGCGGGAGATGTGTATGAATGCGGACCGATTCGCTTGGATCGTAAACGCTACCGCGTGCAGGTGGACGGCGAAGATGTGACGCTCACGGCCAAAGAATTTGACTTACTCGCGTATCTGCTGCTGAATAAAGAGATCGTTCTTTCCCGCGAACAGATCATGGAACACGTTTGGGAGATTACGCATTTCATTGAAAGCCGCACGGTCGACATGCACATTATGAGTCTGCGCCAAAAACTTGGCGATGCGGGAAGCATGATTCAAACGGTGCGCGGCGTCGGCTACAAACTGGGTGAAGAACGATGA
- a CDS encoding phosphate signaling complex PhoU family protein, with protein sequence MVRIRLERELNELRNDIITVGSWTDDVLQMASTIFQDGDSVPYKEVDEAVRRIVSAKRKLEENCLRLLASEQPLASDFRLVSAIFKMASHVKRIGELAGALVELADESEMRSDPAWDILEDMLAEGRDMLHSALRSLVRFDKDLAQSTIDRDDTVDQLFRQLREEIIRELREGDSPDPLLPDALLMGKFLEKIGDHAASSAEWVLFAIGDRRE encoded by the coding sequence GTGGTCAGAATCCGATTAGAACGCGAACTCAACGAGTTGCGTAACGACATCATTACGGTCGGCAGCTGGACGGATGATGTGTTGCAAATGGCATCGACGATTTTTCAAGACGGAGACAGCGTTCCGTACAAGGAAGTCGATGAGGCCGTGCGTCGCATCGTTTCCGCCAAACGTAAGCTGGAGGAAAACTGTTTGCGTCTTTTGGCAAGTGAACAGCCGTTGGCGTCTGATTTCCGACTGGTGTCGGCTATCTTCAAAATGGCGTCTCATGTAAAACGTATCGGGGAACTCGCCGGCGCGCTGGTAGAGCTTGCCGACGAAAGCGAAATGCGCTCGGACCCGGCATGGGATATTCTGGAAGATATGCTTGCCGAAGGACGCGACATGTTGCACAGCGCGTTGCGCTCGCTGGTCCGCTTTGATAAGGACTTGGCGCAGAGCACGATCGATCGTGATGATACTGTCGACCAGCTGTTTCGTCAGTTGCGCGAAGAAATTATTCGAGAATTACGGGAAGGCGATTCGCCGGACCCCTTGCTACCCGATGCATTGCTGATGGGAAAATTCTTGGAGAAGATCGGCGACCACGCCGCGTCCTCCGCGGAATGGGTTTTATTTGCCATCGGCGATCGGCGGGAGTGA
- the pstB gene encoding phosphate ABC transporter ATP-binding protein PstB — protein sequence MSDLAFKVNNLNLYYGEKQALFDVNMEIEERSITALIGPSGCGKSTFLRVLNRMNDLIEGCRITGEVLYRGQNVFDVHDVNQLRRQIGMVFQKPNPFPMSIYDNITFALKSMGIKKKSILDETVERSLKQASIWDEVSDRLHESALALSGGQQQRICIARAIAVDPEVILMDEPTSALDPISTLKIENLIEELKQQYTIVLVTHNMQQAARCSDSTAFFLLGEVIEKDATDVIFTNPKEQRTEDYVTGRFG from the coding sequence ATGTCCGACTTGGCTTTTAAAGTGAACAACTTAAACCTCTATTATGGGGAAAAACAAGCGCTCTTTGATGTCAATATGGAGATTGAAGAACGCTCGATCACCGCGTTGATCGGACCGTCGGGGTGCGGCAAGTCGACATTCTTGCGCGTGCTTAACCGGATGAATGATTTGATTGAAGGCTGTCGGATCACCGGCGAAGTATTGTATCGCGGACAAAATGTATTTGATGTACATGATGTCAATCAACTGCGCAGGCAGATCGGGATGGTATTCCAAAAGCCGAACCCGTTCCCGATGAGCATTTATGATAACATCACGTTTGCGCTGAAATCGATGGGGATCAAAAAGAAATCGATTTTGGATGAAACGGTGGAACGCAGTTTGAAACAGGCTTCCATTTGGGACGAAGTCAGTGACCGTCTGCATGAAAGCGCGCTCGCTCTTTCCGGCGGGCAACAGCAACGTATTTGCATCGCTCGTGCAATTGCGGTCGATCCCGAAGTCATTCTCATGGATGAACCGACGTCCGCGCTCGATCCGATTTCCACATTGAAAATCGAAAACCTGATTGAAGAATTGAAACAGCAATACACCATCGTTCTGGTTACGCACAATATGCAACAGGCGGCGCGTTGCTCAGACTCGACGGCGTTTTTCCTGTTGGGTGAAGTCATTGAAAAAGATGCGACGGATGTCATCTTTACGAACCCCAAGGAACAGCGCACGGAAGATTATGTAACCGGACGTTTCGGTTGA
- the pstA gene encoding phosphate ABC transporter permease PstA, giving the protein MSQRRGETRGVYEWIVQAAVWLGITLTMGVLVYLLVHILWNGIPFVTAELFAYKYNTSNVSLFPALITTIYLTVGTLLLAIPLGVGTAVYMTEYAQRDSWLVKWVRMASETLAGIPSIVYGLFGFLFFVIFLQLGYSLISGILTMTILVLPFVIKTTEEALLTVPTGLREGSYGLGVGKRDTILKIILPVAGRGIVAGVILAIGRIVGETVALMYTIGTVPEIPGNLMQSGRTMAIHMYALSSEGIHTDKAYATGVILIVVVVLMNEISSLVMNKWRK; this is encoded by the coding sequence ATGAGCCAACGTCGTGGGGAAACGCGCGGCGTCTATGAATGGATCGTACAGGCAGCCGTTTGGCTGGGCATTACGCTCACGATGGGTGTCTTGGTGTACTTGCTGGTACACATCCTTTGGAACGGTATTCCGTTCGTGACCGCCGAACTGTTTGCTTATAAATACAATACCTCTAACGTTTCACTCTTTCCGGCATTGATCACGACGATTTACCTGACCGTCGGCACATTGCTTTTGGCGATACCGTTGGGCGTAGGCACCGCCGTGTATATGACGGAATACGCGCAACGCGACTCGTGGTTGGTAAAATGGGTTCGGATGGCCAGCGAAACGCTCGCCGGTATTCCTTCCATCGTGTACGGTTTGTTCGGTTTTTTGTTTTTCGTTATTTTCTTGCAGCTGGGATACTCTTTGATTTCCGGTATTTTAACAATGACGATCCTCGTGCTTCCCTTTGTCATTAAGACAACGGAAGAAGCTCTTTTGACCGTGCCGACCGGTTTGCGCGAAGGCAGCTACGGCTTGGGCGTAGGTAAACGGGATACCATTTTGAAAATTATTTTGCCGGTAGCCGGCCGCGGGATTGTAGCAGGCGTTATCTTGGCGATCGGCCGCATCGTCGGTGAAACGGTCGCGTTGATGTATACGATCGGCACCGTTCCGGAAATCCCGGGCAACCTGATGCAGTCCGGCCGAACGATGGCGATTCACATGTACGCGCTTTCCAGCGAAGGTATTCACACGGATAAAGCGTACGCCACCGGCGTTATCTTGATTGTAGTCGTAGTTTTGATGAACGAGATCTCCTCGCTTGTCATGAATAAATGGAGAAAATAA
- the pstC gene encoding phosphate ABC transporter permease subunit PstC, whose protein sequence is MNSQTSEKLMSWTVHVMAAMSIICVFLIGLFIFAKGIPPMFTIGLQDFLLGASWRPTDVPPAYGIFPMIIGSMLVTLGAILMGGPVALAAAVCLSFFAPEKWRRVLRSLVLLLAGIPSIVYGFFGMVVMVPMVRGYLGGNGNSVFTAALLLAIMILPTIISVSESALSTVPDRYYEGGRALGLTHERTVVGIMVPAASGGILASFVLGIGRAVGETMAVIMVAGNQAVIPSSLWDGTRTLTANVVLEMGYAADLHREALIATGAILFIMILLLNTLFLFLRERLVKS, encoded by the coding sequence ATGAATTCGCAGACAAGTGAAAAGTTGATGAGTTGGACGGTGCATGTGATGGCGGCAATGTCCATCATATGCGTCTTCCTCATCGGGCTCTTTATCTTTGCCAAAGGAATCCCGCCGATGTTTACCATCGGTCTGCAGGATTTCCTTTTGGGAGCAAGTTGGCGCCCGACGGACGTACCGCCCGCATACGGGATTTTCCCGATGATCATCGGCAGTATGCTGGTCACTCTCGGTGCGATTTTGATGGGCGGACCGGTTGCCTTGGCGGCAGCCGTCTGCCTTTCTTTTTTTGCACCGGAAAAGTGGCGGCGTGTCCTACGTTCGTTAGTTTTATTATTGGCCGGTATCCCTTCGATCGTCTACGGTTTCTTCGGGATGGTTGTCATGGTACCGATGGTTCGTGGGTATTTAGGCGGCAACGGCAACAGCGTGTTTACGGCGGCGTTATTGCTTGCCATCATGATTTTGCCGACGATTATTTCTGTCAGCGAGTCGGCGCTTTCCACGGTACCGGATCGTTACTACGAAGGCGGCCGCGCTTTGGGATTGACCCACGAACGTACCGTGGTCGGGATCATGGTGCCGGCGGCTTCCGGCGGTATCTTGGCGTCGTTTGTCTTGGGTATCGGCCGCGCGGTCGGTGAAACGATGGCCGTTATCATGGTCGCGGGCAACCAGGCGGTGATTCCGTCGTCACTTTGGGACGGGACGCGTACTTTGACGGCCAATGTCGTTTTGGAAATGGGTTACGCGGCAGACCTGCACAGGGAAGCGTTGATTGCGACCGGCGCCATTTTGTTTATTATGATTTTGTTATTGAATACGCTGTTCCTGTTTTTACGTGAAAGGCTGGTTAAATCATGA
- a CDS encoding substrate-binding domain-containing protein: MKQGKRLGLAAAGVVMALAIAGCGGGSGSSSGGDKAAFDLAKDIHVISREDGSGTRGAFIELLGIEVKENGKKVDRTLSSAQITNSTNVMMTSVANDAYALGYISLGSLNDTVKALKVDGVEATPANVMNGQYKLARPFNVVINKEKGLTPQAQDFLKFIHSKEGQKIVTDNGYIAVDQAPAAYTPANQSGKIVCAGSSSVTPVMEKLAEAYQKANPNLKVEVQQSDSTTGVQSAISGTADLGMASRELKDSEKDKVDGNVIAKDGLAVVVNKANSVENIKADSVRDVYIGKITKWQDAK; encoded by the coding sequence ATGAAACAAGGCAAACGTTTGGGTTTAGCAGCAGCCGGTGTAGTAATGGCATTAGCGATCGCGGGTTGCGGTGGCGGTTCCGGATCCAGCTCCGGCGGTGACAAAGCGGCTTTTGATTTGGCCAAAGATATTCACGTTATTTCCCGTGAAGACGGTTCCGGTACGCGTGGCGCGTTCATAGAATTGTTGGGCATTGAAGTCAAAGAAAACGGTAAGAAAGTGGACCGCACTTTGAGCTCCGCGCAGATTACGAACAGTACCAACGTCATGATGACCAGCGTAGCGAACGACGCGTATGCGCTCGGCTACATTTCCCTCGGTTCGTTGAACGATACCGTAAAAGCGTTGAAAGTTGACGGCGTGGAAGCGACCCCGGCGAATGTTATGAACGGTCAGTACAAATTGGCTCGTCCGTTCAACGTCGTCATCAACAAAGAAAAAGGTCTGACGCCGCAAGCGCAAGACTTCCTGAAATTTATCCACAGTAAAGAAGGCCAGAAGATCGTTACTGACAACGGCTACATCGCGGTGGATCAAGCTCCGGCGGCGTACACTCCGGCGAACCAGTCCGGCAAAATCGTATGCGCGGGTTCGTCTTCGGTAACTCCGGTCATGGAAAAATTGGCGGAAGCCTATCAGAAAGCCAACCCGAACCTGAAAGTCGAAGTGCAGCAGAGCGACTCGACGACCGGTGTGCAATCGGCGATCAGCGGCACGGCCGACCTCGGTATGGCATCGCGTGAATTGAAAGACAGCGAAAAAGATAAAGTAGACGGTAACGTTATTGCCAAAGACGGTTTGGCAGTTGTGGTCAACAAAGCGAACAGCGTAGAAAACATCAAAGCGGATTCCGTTCGTGACGTTTATATTGGCAAAATTACGAAATGGCAGGATGCGAAATAA
- the uvrC gene encoding excinuclease ABC subunit UvrC, producing MRQVNERIQTKLDALPTTPGVYQWKDRFGKVIYVGKAVNLRSRVRSYVREESKNSPKVNAMMNHAEDVDFILTKTELEALILECNLIKRLHPKYNILLRDDKTYPYIKITLQEAYPRVFMTRRLVRDGARYLGPFTDVGSVARTLKTLRQIYPLRTCRSMKVRRPCLQYHLKRCQAPCMGRVEQAAYHQMAQEVCDIFEGKNRQWLHRWENSMKEAAAAMRYEEAARYRDRIVALKSVQERQNIVAAAGNLDMIGVARTADKVGVVILLVRAGKVIGKENYMVSGSYGESDAEVLAGFIKNYYTGSADRVPKEVAVPFLPADAELLGEWLTAERGSQVKIAVPQRGFRRGLKDMAQDNAAKYLADKELQWQHTVDKQSGAVRDLAEILDLPNLPERIECFDISHIQGAETVASMSVLIDGKPTGSEYRKFKLKTVQGKPDDFASMREIMARRYGNHPDWPLPDLIVIDGGKGQLHAALPVIRECGVQTPVIALAERIEEIFTEYSNEPIVLDHRLPALQLLQTVRDEAHRFAITYHRKLRSKRNFQSILDHIDGIGPKRRQALWQAFPNLDAMRSADVEALAAVPGMNRKAAEAVHTFLRAEKHEKQQQLQTKEDKQKWV from the coding sequence ATGCGGCAAGTGAATGAGCGGATTCAAACCAAGCTCGACGCCTTGCCGACCACACCCGGGGTCTACCAGTGGAAAGATCGGTTCGGTAAAGTCATCTACGTCGGCAAAGCGGTGAATTTACGCAGCCGCGTGCGTTCCTACGTGCGGGAAGAAAGCAAGAACAGCCCCAAAGTGAATGCCATGATGAACCACGCCGAAGATGTCGATTTTATTTTGACCAAAACGGAACTGGAAGCGCTCATTCTCGAATGCAATTTAATTAAACGCTTGCATCCGAAATACAATATTCTGCTGCGGGATGATAAAACATATCCGTACATCAAAATCACGTTGCAGGAAGCCTATCCGCGCGTCTTTATGACGCGGCGACTGGTGCGTGACGGCGCACGCTACTTGGGACCCTTTACCGACGTCGGTTCGGTGGCGCGGACATTGAAAACCTTGCGGCAGATTTACCCCTTGCGGACTTGTCGGTCGATGAAAGTGCGACGACCCTGTCTGCAATACCATTTGAAACGCTGCCAGGCGCCCTGCATGGGCCGGGTGGAACAAGCCGCGTACCATCAAATGGCGCAGGAAGTCTGCGATATTTTTGAAGGTAAAAACCGGCAGTGGCTGCACCGCTGGGAAAACAGCATGAAAGAGGCGGCCGCGGCGATGCGTTATGAGGAAGCGGCCCGCTACCGGGACCGTATCGTCGCGTTGAAAAGCGTGCAGGAGCGGCAAAACATCGTGGCCGCCGCCGGCAACTTGGATATGATCGGCGTCGCTCGTACGGCGGATAAAGTAGGCGTCGTCATTTTACTTGTCCGCGCCGGCAAAGTGATCGGCAAAGAAAACTATATGGTCAGCGGCTCCTACGGTGAAAGTGATGCGGAAGTATTGGCCGGATTTATCAAAAATTATTACACCGGCAGCGCGGACCGCGTGCCGAAAGAAGTGGCCGTGCCGTTTTTGCCGGCCGATGCCGAACTGCTCGGTGAATGGTTGACGGCGGAGCGGGGTTCGCAGGTGAAAATCGCCGTGCCGCAACGAGGCTTCCGTCGCGGTCTGAAAGATATGGCGCAGGACAATGCCGCGAAGTATCTGGCGGATAAAGAATTGCAATGGCAGCACACGGTGGATAAACAAAGCGGCGCCGTGCGCGATCTCGCGGAAATTTTGGATTTGCCCAATTTACCCGAGCGCATTGAGTGTTTTGATATCAGTCATATCCAGGGCGCGGAGACCGTCGCCTCCATGAGTGTTTTGATCGACGGCAAACCGACCGGCAGCGAATACCGCAAATTCAAATTGAAAACCGTGCAGGGCAAGCCGGATGATTTCGCCTCCATGCGTGAAATTATGGCGCGCCGTTACGGAAATCATCCCGATTGGCCGTTGCCGGATCTGATCGTCATCGATGGCGGTAAAGGACAGTTGCATGCGGCGTTGCCCGTTATTCGCGAGTGCGGCGTTCAAACACCGGTTATCGCTCTGGCGGAACGGATCGAAGAGATTTTTACCGAGTACAGCAACGAACCGATTGTGTTGGATCATCGCTTACCGGCGCTGCAGTTATTGCAGACAGTGCGTGATGAAGCCCATCGATTCGCGATTACGTACCACCGTAAACTGCGCAGCAAGCGGAATTTCCAATCTATATTGGATCATATCGACGGCATCGGTCCGAAACGTCGTCAGGCGCTATGGCAGGCGTTTCCGAATTTGGACGCGATGCGCTCGGCCGACGTCGAAGCATTGGCGGCCGTGCCCGGCATGAATCGGAAAGCCGCCGAAGCTGTGCACACGTTTCTGCGGGCGGAGAAACACGAAAAGCAGCAGCAATTGCAGACGAAAGAAGACAAGCAAAAATGGGTATAA
- the uvrA gene encoding excinuclease ABC subunit UvrA, protein MKEEMIIRGARQHNLQNIDLRLPRDKFIVFTGLSGSGKSSLAFDTIYAEGQRRYVESLSAYARQFLGQMDKPDVDYIAGLSPAISIDQKTTSRNPRSTVGTVTEIYDYLRLLYARVGRPFCPHCGKPITQQTVEQITDAILALPEGTRFLLLAPVVRAQKGTHKKTLERLRKEGYARVRVDGEVRNLDEEIDLEKNRKHVIEVVVDRLIAREGLAQRLAGSLETALSLGEGVVYAQVVDGPQYVFSQHFACPDCGISLPEPEPRLFSFNNPLGACPVCTGLGASLEPDFSLIVPDPDLSFKDGAVQALSTNRNSWFMVQLVPFLKSYGLTLDNSYSDLPAEGKRYLRDGTSKKFRFRYENMRGEVKSYDRAFEGVVPMVKRRHRDAFSDSQRQEMERYMTEVPCTECQGARLKPEVLAFKVGGLNIHELTCLSIAEIRDFLNELELTEKEMVIARQIVKELNARIGFLYDVGLGYLTLARSSGTLSGGEAQRIRLATQIGSGLVGVLYILDEPSIGLHQRDNDRLLATLKGLRDLGNSLIVVEHDEDTIRAADHIVDIGPGAGEYGGQIVAQGDLKTILQTPQSLTGQYLAGKRYIPVPAQRRKGNGKKLVVRGASEHNLQNIDVTFPLGCLTVVTGVSGSGKSTLVNEILYKGLANGLYRKYHRTGTYKSITGAKNIDKIIDINQQPIGRTPRSNPVTYTGVFTPIRELYSQTPEAKLRGYKPGRFSFNMSGGRCEACKGDGIIKIEMHFLPDVYVPCEVCHGARYNRETLEVKYKGKNISDVLNMTVDEAVEFFANHPAIVRKLQTIQDVGLGYIRLGQPATTLSGGEAQRVKLATELAKRSTGKTLYLLDEPTTGLHVADIHKLMDVLQRIVDEGDTVVIIEHNLDVIKCADHIIDLGPEGGSGGGTIVATGTPEEVAAVPASYTGHYLAPLLERARKLGQVEDRHAASE, encoded by the coding sequence ATGAAAGAAGAAATGATCATTCGCGGGGCGCGTCAGCATAATTTGCAAAATATTGATTTGCGTCTGCCGCGGGATAAATTTATTGTTTTTACGGGACTTTCCGGCAGCGGCAAGTCCTCTCTCGCGTTTGACACCATTTACGCGGAAGGACAGCGCCGTTATGTAGAGTCTTTGTCCGCGTACGCGCGGCAGTTCCTCGGGCAGATGGATAAGCCGGACGTCGATTATATCGCGGGCCTTTCGCCGGCCATTTCGATCGATCAGAAAACGACCAGCCGCAACCCGCGTTCGACGGTCGGCACTGTGACCGAGATTTACGACTACCTGCGTCTTTTGTACGCGCGGGTAGGGCGGCCGTTTTGCCCGCATTGCGGCAAGCCGATCACGCAACAGACCGTCGAACAGATTACGGATGCCATTTTAGCTTTACCGGAGGGCACGCGTTTTCTCTTACTGGCGCCGGTCGTTCGGGCGCAAAAAGGCACGCATAAAAAGACGCTGGAGCGCTTGCGCAAAGAAGGTTATGCGCGCGTACGCGTCGACGGCGAAGTGCGGAATCTCGATGAAGAGATCGATTTGGAGAAAAATCGCAAACATGTCATCGAGGTGGTGGTCGATCGACTGATCGCGCGCGAAGGCTTGGCGCAGCGTTTAGCCGGTTCGCTCGAAACGGCGCTCAGTTTAGGGGAAGGCGTCGTGTATGCGCAGGTGGTGGACGGACCGCAATACGTATTCAGTCAGCATTTCGCCTGTCCGGATTGCGGGATTTCCCTACCGGAACCGGAACCGCGGCTGTTTTCCTTTAATAATCCGCTGGGAGCGTGTCCCGTTTGCACGGGTCTGGGCGCGAGCCTGGAGCCGGATTTCAGTCTGATCGTACCGGATCCCGATTTGTCGTTCAAAGACGGCGCGGTGCAAGCGCTTTCCACGAACCGTAACTCATGGTTCATGGTGCAGCTCGTGCCGTTCCTGAAATCGTACGGTCTGACGTTGGATAATTCTTACAGTGATTTACCGGCGGAAGGCAAGCGCTATTTGCGCGACGGCACGTCTAAAAAATTCCGTTTCCGCTATGAAAATATGCGCGGCGAAGTCAAGAGTTATGATCGAGCGTTTGAAGGTGTCGTTCCCATGGTGAAACGCCGCCATCGAGACGCCTTCTCGGACAGTCAGCGACAGGAAATGGAACGCTACATGACGGAGGTTCCCTGTACGGAATGCCAGGGCGCGCGCCTCAAACCGGAAGTGTTGGCGTTCAAGGTCGGCGGCTTGAATATTCATGAGCTGACCTGCCTTTCGATTGCGGAAATTCGCGATTTTTTGAACGAACTCGAATTGACGGAAAAAGAAATGGTCATTGCCCGCCAAATTGTGAAAGAACTCAATGCGCGCATCGGGTTCCTTTATGATGTGGGCTTGGGCTATTTGACGCTGGCCCGCTCATCGGGCACGCTGTCCGGCGGGGAGGCGCAGCGGATTCGTCTGGCGACGCAGATCGGCTCGGGTCTCGTCGGTGTGCTTTACATTTTGGACGAACCTTCGATCGGTTTGCACCAGCGCGATAATGATCGTCTGCTTGCAACCTTGAAAGGACTGCGCGATTTGGGCAACAGCCTGATCGTCGTCGAGCATGATGAAGATACCATTCGCGCGGCGGACCATATCGTCGATATCGGTCCGGGAGCCGGTGAGTACGGCGGTCAAATTGTCGCGCAGGGGGATTTAAAAACCATTTTGCAAACGCCGCAATCGCTGACCGGACAATACCTCGCGGGCAAGCGCTACATTCCCGTACCGGCGCAACGCCGCAAAGGCAACGGCAAAAAACTCGTGGTCCGCGGCGCGAGTGAACACAACTTGCAGAATATTGATGTGACGTTCCCCTTGGGCTGCCTGACGGTCGTGACCGGGGTATCCGGTTCGGGTAAAAGTACGCTGGTCAACGAGATCCTTTACAAAGGATTGGCCAACGGTCTGTACCGCAAATACCACCGTACCGGCACGTATAAAAGCATTACCGGCGCGAAAAATATCGACAAAATTATCGATATCAACCAGCAGCCGATCGGACGTACGCCGCGTTCCAATCCGGTGACGTATACCGGTGTTTTCACGCCGATTCGTGAATTGTACAGCCAAACGCCGGAAGCGAAGTTGCGCGGCTATAAGCCGGGGCGTTTCAGCTTCAATATGAGCGGAGGTCGGTGCGAGGCCTGCAAGGGCGACGGCATCATTAAAATTGAAATGCATTTCCTGCCCGACGTGTACGTGCCCTGCGAAGTCTGCCACGGCGCGCGCTATAATCGCGAAACGCTGGAAGTGAAATACAAGGGTAAAAATATTTCCGATGTGCTCAATATGACAGTGGATGAAGCGGTCGAATTTTTCGCCAATCATCCGGCCATTGTCCGAAAATTGCAAACGATTCAGGACGTCGGACTCGGGTACATTCGTCTCGGTCAGCCGGCGACCACGCTTTCCGGCGGGGAAGCGCAACGCGTCAAATTGGCGACGGAACTGGCGAAACGCAGCACCGGCAAGACGCTCTACCTTCTGGATGAACCGACCACCGGATTGCATGTGGCGGATATTCATAAACTGATGGATGTCTTGCAGAGAATTGTGGATGAAGGCGATACCGTGGTGATCATCGAGCACAATTTAGATGTGATTAAATGCGCCGATCATATTATCGACTTGGGGCCGGAAGGCGGCTCTGGCGGCGGTACGATCGTGGCGACCGGCACGCCGGAAGAAGTGGCGGCCGTGCCGGCATCCTACACGGGGCATTATTTGGCGCCATTGTTGGAACGAGCGCGAAAACTCGGTCAGGTGGAGGATCGTCATGCGGCAAGTGAATGA